The Lagopus muta isolate bLagMut1 chromosome 4, bLagMut1 primary, whole genome shotgun sequence genome has a window encoding:
- the MAP9 gene encoding microtubule-associated protein 9 isoform X1 — protein sequence MSRDGASAEVSRRRGAEGASAELAGPRLESTSPSFSSTPHNERCGDSNALLCGEAPPEKDEKKDINSDMKLLVEDNSRKPAALIVAMTTTAHERTKLERSADDSSYKERIVQEPVVIAAIQELPVDGLSNRGEVKNTSEDSGQKQSGTTKAVLQSSKSSSCKFLPSAHLKEKVKAVPSAATVPPRYLGTLKVLEDKHLQKNNTELDRADSLRAAVFQNWMEKKRAFLLELKRAEKKKAEELRNDTEKKEAVKREEADASFKSWKAMKAREAKKLNEEKKLEKLKEKEAAEQNAERAEAAQKAFEKWKEKKTEYLREKSRQEEQSERIRKKKEEELAAEKKRDSISAVEKWNDKKKEYMKQKKAEKVRERRKKEIQQAEKDEKDKMAREEYERWLGNMLRREQLQKKQKNLRVVHRNEVPFPWIPPGKVTYTKNY from the exons ATGTCGCGGGACGGCGCCTCGGCGGAGGTGAGCCGGCGGCGGGGTGCGGAGGGGGCGAGCGCTGAGTTGGCA GGCCCACGTCTAGAAAGTACTTCACCATCATTTTCCTCTACTCCCCACAATGAGAGATGTGGAGACTCCAATGCATTACTGTGTGGAGAAGCACCACCTGAAAAAG ATGAGAAGAAAGATATCAACAGTGACATGAAACTGTTGGTGGAGGATAATAGTAGGAAACCTGCTGCTCTGATAGTAGCAATGACCACCACAGCACACGAGAGAACAAAGTTAGAGAGGTCAGCAGATGACAGTTCATACAAGGAGAGAATTGTGCAGGAGCCAGTAGTAATAGCTGCAATACAAGAATTACCAGTGGATGGTCTGTCTAACCGTGGGGAGGTGAAGAACACTTCAGAGGATTCTGGGCAG AAACAAAGTGGAACAACGAAAGCAGTTCTACAGAGCTCAAAATCCTCGTCTTGCAA GTTTCTGCCTTCTGCAcacttaaaggaaaaagtgaaagctGTTCCATCAGCTGCAACTGTTCCACCTCGCTATTTGGGAACGTTAAAGGTTTTAGAGGATAAACACTTGCAGAAGAACAATACAGAACTTGACAGAGCAGATAGTTTGCGAGCAGCTGTTTTCCAG AActggatggaaaagaaaagagcctTTCTACTGGAATTAAAgagagctgaaaagaaaaaagctgaggaGCTGAGGAATGATACTGAAAAG AAAGAAGCCGTTAAAAGAGAGGAAGCAGATGCATCTTTTAAATCCTGGAAAGCAATGAAAGCAAGAGAAGCAAAGAAgttgaatgaagaaaagaagcttgAGAAACttaaggaaaaggaagcagcagaacagaatgcagagagagcagaagcagcacagaag gcatttgaaaaatggaaagagaaaaaaacagaatatttgagagagaaaagcagacaggAAGAACAGTCTGAAAGaatcaggaagaagaaagaagaggaattagctgcagaaaagaagagagacagCATATCAGCAGTTGAAAAATG GAATGATAAAAAAAAGGAGTATATGAAacagaagaaggcagaaaaagtcagagagagaagaaaaaaagaaatacaacaggcagagaaggatgaaaaagataaaatggcCAGAGAAGAATACGAAAGATGGCTG
- the MAP9 gene encoding microtubule-associated protein 9 isoform X2 — MSRDGASAEGPRLESTSPSFSSTPHNERCGDSNALLCGEAPPEKDEKKDINSDMKLLVEDNSRKPAALIVAMTTTAHERTKLERSADDSSYKERIVQEPVVIAAIQELPVDGLSNRGEVKNTSEDSGQKQSGTTKAVLQSSKSSSCKFLPSAHLKEKVKAVPSAATVPPRYLGTLKVLEDKHLQKNNTELDRADSLRAAVFQNWMEKKRAFLLELKRAEKKKAEELRNDTEKKEAVKREEADASFKSWKAMKAREAKKLNEEKKLEKLKEKEAAEQNAERAEAAQKAFEKWKEKKTEYLREKSRQEEQSERIRKKKEEELAAEKKRDSISAVEKWNDKKKEYMKQKKAEKVRERRKKEIQQAEKDEKDKMAREEYERWLGNMLRREQLQKKQKNLRVVHRNEVPFPWIPPGKVTYTKNY, encoded by the exons ATGTCGCGGGACGGCGCCTCGGCGGAG GGCCCACGTCTAGAAAGTACTTCACCATCATTTTCCTCTACTCCCCACAATGAGAGATGTGGAGACTCCAATGCATTACTGTGTGGAGAAGCACCACCTGAAAAAG ATGAGAAGAAAGATATCAACAGTGACATGAAACTGTTGGTGGAGGATAATAGTAGGAAACCTGCTGCTCTGATAGTAGCAATGACCACCACAGCACACGAGAGAACAAAGTTAGAGAGGTCAGCAGATGACAGTTCATACAAGGAGAGAATTGTGCAGGAGCCAGTAGTAATAGCTGCAATACAAGAATTACCAGTGGATGGTCTGTCTAACCGTGGGGAGGTGAAGAACACTTCAGAGGATTCTGGGCAG AAACAAAGTGGAACAACGAAAGCAGTTCTACAGAGCTCAAAATCCTCGTCTTGCAA GTTTCTGCCTTCTGCAcacttaaaggaaaaagtgaaagctGTTCCATCAGCTGCAACTGTTCCACCTCGCTATTTGGGAACGTTAAAGGTTTTAGAGGATAAACACTTGCAGAAGAACAATACAGAACTTGACAGAGCAGATAGTTTGCGAGCAGCTGTTTTCCAG AActggatggaaaagaaaagagcctTTCTACTGGAATTAAAgagagctgaaaagaaaaaagctgaggaGCTGAGGAATGATACTGAAAAG AAAGAAGCCGTTAAAAGAGAGGAAGCAGATGCATCTTTTAAATCCTGGAAAGCAATGAAAGCAAGAGAAGCAAAGAAgttgaatgaagaaaagaagcttgAGAAACttaaggaaaaggaagcagcagaacagaatgcagagagagcagaagcagcacagaag gcatttgaaaaatggaaagagaaaaaaacagaatatttgagagagaaaagcagacaggAAGAACAGTCTGAAAGaatcaggaagaagaaagaagaggaattagctgcagaaaagaagagagacagCATATCAGCAGTTGAAAAATG GAATGATAAAAAAAAGGAGTATATGAAacagaagaaggcagaaaaagtcagagagagaagaaaaaaagaaatacaacaggcagagaaggatgaaaaagataaaatggcCAGAGAAGAATACGAAAGATGGCTG